From the genome of Triticum aestivum cultivar Chinese Spring chromosome 3B, IWGSC CS RefSeq v2.1, whole genome shotgun sequence, one region includes:
- the LOC123064921 gene encoding uncharacterized protein, with amino-acid sequence MEYYDYADENEPAWVGMKRGHERSDRKLDAASTEKRHKCDDGSWKAVAAYAPVAGTKRAYERSEEFDLSTDKRYRCNYWEDPASALILELRGGRKSSGAARNNMIWRTIKEIDDWCDELQAARESKM; translated from the coding sequence ATGGAATACTACGATTACGCAGATGAAAACGAGCCAGCGTGGGTTGGGATGAAGAGAGGCCACGAGCGGTCCGACCGCAAGCTCGACGCCGCGTCGACGGAGAAGCGCCACAAGTGCGACGACGGTAGCTGGAAGGCCGTCGCCGCATATGCACCGGTGGCGGGGACGAAGCGAGCCTACGAGCGATCCGAGGAGTTTGACTTGTCGACAGATAAAAGGTACAGGTGCAACTACTGGGAGGACCCTGCTAGCGCGCTGATCCTGGAGCTCCGCGGGGGAAGGAAATCCAGCGGCGCCGCTCGCAACAATATGATTTGGCGCACCATCAAGGAGATCGACGACTGGTGCGACGAGCTTCAGGCGGCGCGAGAAAGCAAGATGTAA